The following are from one region of the Hydrogenophaga sp. BPS33 genome:
- a CDS encoding M23 family metallopeptidase, which translates to MHIIITDAWLAKSRAMHLSGLKLVGAGVLASVLLMLGAIITYHWVFLEGVRQGWPGFAPVARLVHQNEADSQNAYLRANLDAMARRLGEMQARMVQIDSLGERVAGLAGLNPAQFKLPQGAGGALVAGRDLTMEELTVALDSIEQSSGSRVDWLTVVESRLFDQKIQRTMVPTEQPVADTPVGSRFGFRIDPITGRSALHTGLDFPANPGTPIVAAAGGVVVVQEYHAAYGNMVEIDHGNELITRYAHSSKVFVKKGDIVKRGQKIAEVGTTGRSTGPHLHFEVWVAGVPQDPSRFLAAGENLASAKPAALATAKP; encoded by the coding sequence GTGCACATCATTATCACGGACGCTTGGCTGGCCAAGAGCCGGGCCATGCACCTCAGTGGGCTCAAGCTGGTGGGCGCAGGGGTGTTGGCATCGGTGTTGTTGATGCTGGGTGCGATCATCACCTACCACTGGGTGTTTCTGGAGGGTGTTCGTCAGGGCTGGCCGGGCTTTGCCCCCGTGGCCAGGTTGGTTCATCAGAACGAAGCCGATTCGCAAAACGCTTACTTGCGCGCGAATCTTGATGCGATGGCGCGCCGTCTGGGCGAAATGCAGGCACGCATGGTGCAGATCGATTCGCTAGGCGAACGCGTGGCGGGGTTGGCGGGGCTTAACCCTGCGCAGTTCAAGCTCCCGCAAGGTGCGGGCGGGGCGTTGGTGGCCGGGCGCGATCTGACGATGGAAGAGCTGACGGTGGCGTTGGACAGCATCGAGCAGAGCAGCGGTTCGCGTGTGGACTGGTTGACGGTGGTGGAGTCGCGGTTGTTCGACCAGAAGATCCAGCGCACGATGGTGCCGACCGAGCAACCCGTGGCCGACACGCCGGTCGGTTCGCGCTTTGGCTTCCGCATCGACCCCATCACGGGTCGATCGGCTTTGCACACAGGCCTGGACTTTCCGGCCAACCCGGGGACGCCCATCGTCGCGGCCGCGGGTGGCGTCGTGGTGGTTCAGGAGTACCACGCGGCTTACGGCAACATGGTCGAGATCGACCACGGCAACGAACTCATCACCCGTTACGCGCACAGTTCGAAGGTGTTCGTGAAGAAGGGCGATATCGTCAAGCGAGGCCAGAAGATCGCCGAGGTCGGAACCACCGGCCGGTCCACGGGGCCACATTTGCACTTCGAAGTCTGGGTGGCTGGTGTGCCGCAAGACCCCAGCCGCTTCCTGGCCGCGGGCGAAAACCTTGCCTCGGCCAAACCTGCCGCGCTGGCCACCGCCAAGCCCTGA
- a CDS encoding DciA family protein, translating to MPTPPTSHNTFTLAQAAGAAPSLAALQERIRESQWCLEQIRHLIPAGLRAHVRSGPLQDQEWCLLVASGAASTKLRHLLPALQLALTQRGAQVTAIRIKVQTPGR from the coding sequence ATGCCCACGCCCCCCACCTCCCACAACACGTTCACGCTGGCACAGGCGGCGGGGGCGGCGCCGTCATTGGCGGCGCTGCAGGAGCGCATCCGTGAATCCCAGTGGTGCCTGGAACAGATTCGTCACCTGATACCCGCCGGCCTGCGGGCTCATGTGCGGTCCGGGCCATTGCAAGACCAGGAATGGTGTCTGCTCGTCGCCAGCGGCGCGGCATCCACCAAACTGCGCCATCTGCTGCCGGCACTGCAGCTCGCGTTGACCCAAAGGGGTGCGCAGGTTACCGCAATCCGCATCAAAGTCCAAACACCGGGACGATGA